A window of the Streptomyces sp. NBC_01351 genome harbors these coding sequences:
- a CDS encoding protein kinase domain-containing protein: MTDRLIGDRYQLATILGQGGMGQVWTAYDRRLDRRVAVKLLRPDKVAGPGTVAEELRRRFVRECRVTAQVDHPGLVTVHDAGSDGDELYLVMGYVEGADLADHLAEHDPYPWPWAVSVVAQLCGVLSAVHAVPIVHRDLKPRNVMIRPDGTVLVLDLGVASVMDTDTTRLTSTGSPIGSPAYMAPEQAMGGAVGPYTDLYALGVLLYELLSGNVPFAGSTALGVLHRHLYEPPLPVRGLRPEIPAELEALLLRLLAKDPQDRPGSAQEVYEALTPLLPARGSAAPTGPLDPTRPFLRPQAPWPDRAPAVTGSPGFPGAPSVPAQSVPGAPPRPSAPPTAPAKPDIPGAVDQARQLLSQGRLTQAVDILGGILPAAVAQHGEHSPVVRSLRKQYAATLMDDGQYRRALPELRRLADEFPAGDPQALRFRYDSAQCLEQLGEPAAALAEYRSLLPLFENHYANPDPGLPLEIRRRIAHLQLSLGDRQAAHDTLARLLFDAERLHGPAHPFPSEVRRTLHWLGQVR, translated from the coding sequence GTGACCGACCGGCTCATCGGCGACCGCTACCAGCTCGCCACCATTCTCGGCCAGGGCGGCATGGGCCAGGTCTGGACGGCCTACGACCGGCGCCTCGACCGGCGGGTCGCGGTCAAACTGCTGCGCCCCGACAAGGTGGCCGGCCCCGGCACCGTCGCCGAGGAGCTGCGCCGCCGCTTCGTGCGCGAGTGCCGGGTCACGGCCCAGGTCGACCACCCCGGGCTGGTCACCGTGCACGACGCCGGCAGCGACGGCGACGAGCTCTACCTGGTCATGGGGTACGTCGAGGGCGCTGACCTCGCCGACCACCTCGCCGAACACGATCCGTACCCCTGGCCGTGGGCGGTCTCCGTCGTCGCGCAACTGTGCGGGGTGCTGTCGGCCGTGCACGCGGTGCCGATCGTCCACCGGGACCTGAAGCCGCGCAACGTGATGATCCGTCCCGACGGCACCGTGCTCGTCCTGGACCTCGGCGTGGCCTCGGTGATGGACACCGACACCACCCGCCTCACCAGCACCGGCTCGCCCATCGGCAGCCCCGCCTACATGGCGCCCGAACAGGCCATGGGCGGCGCGGTGGGCCCGTACACCGACCTCTACGCACTCGGCGTGCTGCTGTACGAACTCCTCAGCGGCAACGTCCCCTTCGCCGGATCCACCGCCCTCGGCGTCCTGCACCGCCACCTCTACGAGCCCCCGCTCCCGGTGCGCGGGCTGCGCCCCGAGATCCCGGCGGAGCTGGAGGCGCTCCTGCTGCGCCTCCTCGCCAAGGACCCGCAGGACCGCCCCGGTTCCGCGCAGGAGGTCTACGAGGCCCTCACCCCCCTGCTGCCCGCCCGCGGCAGCGCCGCCCCGACCGGGCCGCTCGACCCGACCCGCCCGTTCCTGCGCCCCCAGGCCCCCTGGCCCGACCGCGCTCCGGCCGTGACCGGGTCCCCCGGTTTCCCCGGCGCCCCGAGCGTCCCCGCCCAGAGCGTCCCCGGGGCCCCGCCCCGGCCGAGCGCGCCGCCGACGGCGCCCGCGAAGCCGGACATCCCGGGCGCCGTGGACCAGGCCCGCCAACTGCTCTCCCAGGGCCGCCTCACCCAGGCCGTGGACATCCTCGGCGGCATCCTCCCGGCGGCCGTCGCCCAGCACGGGGAGCACTCGCCGGTGGTCCGCTCCCTGCGCAAGCAGTACGCGGCCACGCTGATGGACGACGGCCAGTACCGCCGGGCCCTGCCCGAACTGCGCCGCCTCGCCGACGAGTTCCCGGCCGGCGACCCGCAGGCCCTGCGCTTCCGCTACGACTCGGCCCAGTGCCTGGAGCAGCTCGGCGAACCGGCTGCCGCCCTGGCGGAGTACCGCTCGCTGCTCCCGCTCTTCGAGAACCACTACGCCAACCCGGACCCGGGGCTGCCCCTGGAGATCCGCCGCCGGATAGCGCACCTGCAGCTCTCCCTCGGCGACCGCCAGGCCGCGCACGACACCCTGGCCCGGCTGCTCTTCGACGCGGAACGCCTGCACGGCCCGGCCCACCCCTTCCCCTCCGAGGTACGCCGGACCCTGCACTGGCTGGGGCAGGTGCGCTGA
- a CDS encoding SUKH-3 domain-containing protein: MGWPRPPEWVDANFTQGGWHPGRDIGEDGLAALVAPVLAAYREDGRYDLELFPAAADFLREHGGVAMRLGDRPRDRLLFDPDLPSRDEPEEAAELARGLGLRVFPIGYDLDEGARFYIDETGRFFYEFWEELHYVGAEKYEAFGGPLFGGPFAEDFYAVPPR, encoded by the coding sequence ATGGGGTGGCCCCGCCCCCCGGAGTGGGTCGACGCCAACTTCACCCAAGGCGGCTGGCACCCCGGCCGGGACATCGGTGAGGACGGCCTCGCCGCCCTGGTGGCGCCGGTCCTCGCGGCGTACCGCGAGGACGGCCGCTACGACCTGGAGCTCTTCCCGGCGGCGGCGGACTTCCTCCGCGAGCACGGGGGCGTCGCCATGCGGCTGGGCGACCGCCCCAGGGACCGCCTCCTCTTCGACCCGGACCTCCCCTCCCGGGACGAGCCCGAAGAGGCCGCCGAGCTTGCCCGGGGCCTGGGCCTGCGGGTCTTCCCGATCGGTTACGACCTGGACGAGGGTGCCCGCTTCTACATCGACGAGACCGGGCGGTTCTTCTACGAATTCTGGGAAGAGCTCCACTACGTGGGCGCGGAGAAGTACGAGGCCTTCGGCGGGCCCCTCTTCGGCGGCCCCTTCGCGGAGGACTTCTACGCCGTCCCGCCCCGCTGA
- a CDS encoding YfhO family protein: protein MSTPHLSPRSTPRRRSLHGSALAAMLTAVAVCAGDAVARVFPYGPRHRSINDLGNQFVPFHAQLWDLLHGRAEGGLLFNWRSGYGTSFLPDLGTYLTSPFAVLVGLFPRDGIDLAVYVVTVLKTAAAAAAMAWLLRTQRRGPWWAAGLLGASYALCGWSVIEASYNPMWLDGLIAFPLLCLTGEWALRGRRLVLGVLVVALCWTANFYTAYMATLGAALVVLVRVALAREGVRERLAVVGRAAGTTVLGIALSAPVLLPLFLSSGQAYPGWVKEFRPVSWADLFARLLPATYSFSSPAVFVGTGTLLLVAALPFHRAVPLRTRLCWAGLTATVALSLQWAPTHLAWHLFATPNGSPYRQTFVLAGIAVIAAWAGLAAGLPGLRALAAGAGLLTAAALWAADSPLTTRLGHVLFAGGLVLAGAAWWALRHRRLLLPAAAVLAAVLAGQAAATTAYGHKGKLGGLDDYPSWTSAHTARSEALAGAEGWPAYRTDPSRPALTGNDPMLLGGEGGAYYSSHTPAVFTNTMVALGAGWTSRGRNVQSIDNPVTDAVFSVGARLQPDGTVRRAEVPPLVTTRPPGAPLSYGDSPFANQELLLGARVYEDPQAPGVCRAGTEAYLWAPEYNATARLADGPAFRLNGNAPRNRAAVQPLGVSRGPSSALVFDVAAPPRWTLSCLDRSRLDPAVAALRATAATSVRVGSSEVRATLPPGATGTAVLSVPAIAGWTCNDRPASAHLGLVAVPLDGRTTSVSCSFRPPGLVPGAAVAGAAVLVLLALVAAGRIRAGRQRGGTA, encoded by the coding sequence ATGTCGACACCGCACCTCTCGCCGCGCAGCACACCGCGCCGAAGGAGCCTGCACGGCTCCGCACTCGCCGCGATGCTCACGGCGGTGGCCGTCTGCGCCGGGGACGCCGTCGCCCGCGTCTTCCCGTACGGGCCGCGCCATCGCAGCATCAACGACCTCGGCAACCAGTTCGTGCCCTTCCACGCGCAGTTGTGGGACCTCCTGCACGGCCGTGCGGAGGGCGGGCTGCTGTTCAACTGGCGCTCCGGGTACGGCACGAGCTTCCTGCCGGATCTGGGGACCTACCTGACCAGCCCGTTCGCCGTGCTGGTCGGACTGTTCCCGCGGGACGGCATAGACCTCGCGGTGTACGTGGTCACGGTGCTCAAGACGGCGGCCGCGGCGGCGGCCATGGCCTGGCTGCTGCGCACCCAGCGGCGCGGCCCGTGGTGGGCGGCGGGGCTGCTCGGTGCCTCGTACGCGCTGTGCGGCTGGTCGGTGATCGAGGCCTCCTACAACCCGATGTGGCTGGACGGGCTGATCGCCTTCCCCCTGCTCTGCCTGACCGGCGAGTGGGCGCTGCGCGGGCGCCGCCTCGTGCTCGGCGTGCTGGTCGTGGCCCTCTGCTGGACGGCGAACTTCTACACCGCCTACATGGCGACGCTGGGCGCCGCCCTGGTGGTGCTCGTACGGGTGGCACTGGCGCGGGAGGGAGTCCGGGAGCGCCTGGCCGTGGTCGGGCGGGCGGCCGGGACGACCGTGCTGGGGATCGCCCTCTCCGCTCCGGTACTGCTCCCGCTGTTCCTCAGCTCCGGGCAGGCCTACCCGGGGTGGGTCAAGGAGTTCCGGCCGGTGTCCTGGGCCGACCTGTTCGCCCGGCTGCTGCCGGCCACGTACTCCTTCTCCTCCCCCGCCGTCTTCGTCGGCACCGGCACGCTGCTGCTGGTGGCCGCGCTGCCCTTCCACCGGGCCGTGCCGCTGCGGACCCGGCTGTGCTGGGCGGGGCTGACCGCGACCGTGGCGCTCTCCCTCCAGTGGGCGCCGACGCACCTGGCCTGGCACCTCTTCGCGACCCCGAACGGCAGCCCGTACCGGCAGACCTTCGTCCTGGCGGGCATCGCGGTGATCGCCGCCTGGGCCGGGCTGGCGGCCGGCCTGCCGGGGCTGCGGGCGCTGGCCGCCGGGGCCGGGCTGCTCACGGCGGCGGCCCTGTGGGCGGCCGACAGCCCCCTCACGACCCGCCTCGGCCATGTGCTGTTCGCGGGCGGGCTGGTGCTGGCGGGCGCCGCCTGGTGGGCGCTGCGCCACCGCCGGCTGCTCCTCCCGGCGGCGGCCGTACTCGCGGCGGTGCTCGCCGGGCAGGCAGCCGCGACGACCGCGTACGGCCACAAGGGCAAGCTCGGCGGCCTCGACGACTACCCGTCCTGGACCTCGGCCCACACCGCGCGCTCCGAGGCCCTGGCGGGCGCCGAGGGCTGGCCCGCGTACCGCACCGACCCGAGCCGGCCGGCCCTGACGGGCAACGACCCGATGCTGCTGGGCGGAGAGGGCGGCGCGTACTACAGCAGCCACACCCCGGCGGTGTTCACGAACACCATGGTGGCCCTGGGCGCCGGCTGGACCTCGCGCGGGCGCAACGTCCAGAGCATCGACAACCCGGTGACGGACGCCGTCTTCTCGGTCGGCGCCCGCCTCCAGCCCGACGGCACGGTCCGCCGCGCGGAGGTGCCGCCGCTGGTGACGACCCGTCCGCCCGGCGCGCCCCTGTCCTACGGCGACTCGCCCTTCGCCAACCAGGAGCTGCTGCTGGGCGCGAGGGTGTACGAGGACCCGCAGGCGCCCGGGGTCTGCCGCGCGGGCACCGAGGCCTACCTGTGGGCCCCCGAGTACAACGCGACGGCCCGCCTCGCCGACGGCCCCGCCTTCCGGCTGAACGGCAACGCGCCCCGCAACCGGGCGGCCGTCCAGCCGCTGGGAGTCTCCCGCGGGCCCTCCTCGGCGCTGGTCTTCGACGTGGCCGCGCCGCCCCGCTGGACCCTGTCCTGCCTGGACCGCTCGCGGCTCGACCCGGCGGTGGCCGCCCTGCGCGCCACGGCGGCGACCTCGGTGCGGGTCGGCTCCTCGGAGGTGCGGGCCACGCTGCCCCCGGGCGCCACGGGCACGGCGGTGCTCTCCGTCCCGGCGATCGCGGGCTGGACCTGCAACGACCGCCCGGCCTCGGCCCACCTGGGCCTGGTCGCGGTCCCGCTGGACGGCCGCACCACCTCCGTCAGCTGCTCCTTCCGCCCGCCGGGCCTGGTGCCGGGCGCGGCCGTGGCGGGGGCGGCGGTGCTGGTGCTGCTCGCACTGGTCGCGGCCGGACGGATCCGGGCCGGCCGTCAGCGGGGCGGGACGGCGTAG
- a CDS encoding SurA N-terminal domain-containing protein produces the protein MHRRTAISVSAALLLAAPLLAACSGETRPGTAAVVGGERITTSALQAQVNDVRDAQNRSGQGSAELIASTPNLERQKLDSMLQSRIIDKMADTAGIEVSEKDIEEERKAYVAENGGTEQFEALLLQKGAMSPGQTDRFLRDRVLLTKLTAKYGNGKLEEPARTAVQALHIEVNPRYGAWDAKQIKLGAGETPWIVQRSQAEGAPVDPMAVPQR, from the coding sequence TTGCACCGTCGCACAGCGATCTCCGTCTCCGCCGCCCTGCTCCTGGCGGCCCCCCTGCTGGCCGCCTGCTCGGGCGAGACCCGCCCCGGCACCGCGGCCGTGGTCGGCGGTGAACGGATCACGACCTCCGCCCTCCAGGCTCAGGTGAACGACGTCCGGGACGCGCAGAACCGTTCCGGGCAGGGCTCAGCCGAGCTCATCGCGAGCACGCCGAACCTGGAGCGGCAGAAGCTCGACTCGATGCTCCAGAGCCGGATCATCGACAAGATGGCCGACACCGCCGGTATCGAGGTCTCCGAGAAGGACATCGAGGAGGAGCGCAAGGCGTACGTCGCCGAGAACGGCGGGACCGAGCAGTTCGAGGCGCTGCTCCTGCAGAAGGGCGCGATGTCCCCGGGCCAGACCGACCGCTTCCTGCGGGACCGGGTGCTGCTGACGAAGCTGACCGCCAAGTACGGCAACGGGAAGCTCGAAGAGCCCGCCCGGACCGCCGTGCAGGCCCTGCACATCGAGGTGAACCCGCGCTACGGAGCCTGGGACGCCAAGCAGATCAAGCTCGGTGCCGGGGAGACCCCCTGGATCGTCCAGCGCTCCCAGGCCGAAGGCGCCCCCGTGGATCCGATGGCGGTCCCGCAGAGGTAG
- a CDS encoding nucleoside triphosphate pyrophosphohydrolase, translated as MTDHAPADPASAASAAEQASAEPTGRIVLLTTSHRVAPGVLSWPAWQTLHAADRVLCADPGHPQLPYLREAGIEVEQASPDAHALVEACAGGRTVVVLPGGEGDRRLTDGLARLAGSGRFSMPDLELLPGSYDLPGARLLDVVQVMDRVRRECPWTSEQTHEGLAKYAIEEAYELVEAIEAGDRTELREELGDVLLQVVFHARIAQEGIGDAEDAAEAFSIDDVAGTLVEKLIHRHPHVFGDADAETPEDVHEHWQRTKAAEKRRESVTDGIPLGQPGLALAAKLAGRARAGELAVELPAGEGVGYELLALAARAEEEGIDPETALRAAARVYRDAIRAAEGVGE; from the coding sequence GTGACCGACCACGCACCCGCCGACCCCGCATCCGCCGCCTCCGCCGCCGAGCAGGCATCCGCCGAGCCCACCGGCCGCATCGTCCTGCTGACCACCAGCCACCGGGTCGCCCCCGGCGTGCTGTCGTGGCCGGCGTGGCAGACCCTGCACGCCGCGGACCGGGTGCTGTGCGCCGACCCCGGCCACCCGCAGCTGCCGTACCTGCGGGAGGCCGGCATCGAGGTCGAGCAGGCGAGCCCGGACGCGCACGCGCTGGTCGAGGCCTGCGCGGGCGGCCGCACGGTCGTCGTGCTCCCGGGCGGGGAGGGCGACCGGCGGCTCACCGACGGGCTGGCGCGGCTCGCCGGCTCGGGCCGTTTCTCGATGCCGGACCTGGAGCTGCTGCCGGGCTCGTACGACCTGCCGGGCGCGCGCCTGCTCGACGTGGTCCAGGTGATGGACCGGGTCCGGCGGGAGTGCCCGTGGACCTCGGAGCAGACCCACGAGGGCCTGGCGAAGTACGCGATCGAGGAGGCGTACGAACTCGTCGAGGCCATCGAGGCCGGGGACCGTACGGAGCTGCGCGAGGAGCTCGGCGACGTCCTGCTCCAGGTGGTCTTCCACGCGCGGATCGCGCAGGAGGGCATCGGGGACGCCGAGGACGCAGCCGAGGCGTTCTCCATCGACGACGTGGCCGGGACCCTGGTCGAGAAGCTGATCCACCGGCATCCGCACGTGTTCGGCGACGCCGATGCCGAGACCCCGGAAGACGTGCACGAGCACTGGCAGCGCACCAAGGCGGCGGAGAAGCGGCGGGAGTCGGTCACCGACGGGATCCCGCTGGGCCAGCCCGGTCTGGCGCTCGCGGCCAAGCTCGCCGGCCGTGCCCGTGCGGGGGAACTGGCCGTGGAGCTGCCCGCGGGTGAGGGCGTCGGGTACGAGCTGCTGGCGCTGGCGGCGCGCGCGGAGGAGGAGGGGATCGACCCCGAGACGGCTCTGCGGGCGGCGGCCCGCGTCTACCGGGACGCGATCCGTGCGGCCGAGGGCGTCGGCGAGTAG
- a CDS encoding globin domain-containing protein, producing the protein MVERRAEHAVKFFYSHLFWHNPGVRDLFPASFEDMERQRDRLFAALTHVIAHLENESLVPYLRDLGRDHRKFMAGPEHYAAVGSSLLAALAETSGDAWTPQVEKAWTEAYQVIADAMMGGAATSEDPPWWDAEVVRHLQYGQDIGVLTLRPLLPFPYLAGQYTSVSSERVPTTWRTYSIGNAPRPDGTVDLHVSRIDRGRLSSSLVRETQPGDMLRLAAPGGQLTFRREDRPVSFIAAGTGWAPIRAILEELVEHPPDQDVRLFVVARDAAHLYDRPLIDEYAAACGWLSVTYITPAPGRHRNQATDRLATALSNRGLWPDQDVYLSGPPLFINETAYLLEELGAPPGRIFYDSVPASGKGHGPGYGRPLGFGEWFLNRPSPHWHDPSSRAPRDT; encoded by the coding sequence GTGGTGGAGAGACGGGCCGAACACGCGGTCAAGTTCTTCTACTCCCACCTGTTCTGGCACAACCCCGGAGTCCGTGATCTCTTCCCGGCCTCCTTCGAGGACATGGAAAGACAGCGGGACCGGCTCTTCGCCGCGCTCACGCACGTGATCGCCCACCTGGAGAACGAGAGCCTGGTCCCCTACCTGCGCGACCTGGGGCGCGACCACCGCAAGTTCATGGCCGGCCCCGAGCACTACGCGGCCGTCGGCTCCAGCCTGCTCGCCGCGCTCGCCGAGACCTCCGGCGACGCCTGGACCCCGCAGGTGGAGAAGGCGTGGACGGAGGCGTACCAGGTGATCGCCGACGCCATGATGGGCGGCGCCGCCACCAGCGAGGACCCCCCGTGGTGGGACGCGGAGGTCGTGCGCCACCTCCAGTACGGCCAGGACATCGGCGTCCTGACCCTCAGGCCCCTGCTCCCCTTCCCCTACCTCGCCGGCCAGTACACGAGCGTGAGCAGCGAACGGGTCCCCACGACCTGGCGCACGTACTCCATAGGCAACGCCCCGCGTCCCGACGGCACCGTCGACCTGCACGTCAGCCGGATCGACCGGGGCCGGCTCAGCAGCTCCCTGGTGCGCGAGACGCAGCCGGGCGACATGCTGCGGCTCGCCGCCCCCGGCGGGCAGCTGACCTTCCGCCGCGAGGACCGGCCGGTCAGCTTCATCGCCGCCGGCACCGGCTGGGCACCGATCCGGGCCATCCTGGAGGAGCTCGTGGAGCACCCTCCCGATCAGGACGTGCGGCTGTTCGTGGTGGCGCGGGACGCCGCACACCTCTACGACCGGCCGCTCATCGACGAGTACGCCGCCGCCTGCGGCTGGCTGAGCGTCACCTACATCACGCCCGCTCCCGGCCGGCACCGCAACCAGGCCACGGACCGGCTCGCCACCGCCCTCAGCAACCGGGGGCTCTGGCCCGACCAGGACGTCTACCTCAGCGGGCCGCCGCTGTTCATCAACGAGACCGCGTACCTCCTGGAGGAGCTCGGCGCCCCTCCCGGCCGGATCTTCTACGACTCCGTACCTGCCAGTGGCAAGGGCCACGGCCCCGGGTACGGGCGCCCGCTGGGCTTCGGCGAGTGGTTCCTGAACCGCCCGTCGCCGCACTGGCACGACCCGTCGAGCCGCGCGCCGAGGGACACCTGA
- a CDS encoding cytochrome P450 family protein, which yields MHEQTPEAPADVPADPSSAEGPTLFDWEFATNPYPAYAWLREHSPVHRTKLPSGVEAWLVTRYADARQALADQRLSKNPAHHAEPAHAKGKTGIPGERKAELMTHLLNIDPPDHTRLRRLVSKAFTPRRVAEFTPRVQELTDHLIDRFVERGEADLIHEFAFPLPIYAICEMLGVPREDQDDFRDWAGMMIRHGGGPRGGVARSVKQMRTYLGELIHRKRDDLGNDLISDLIRASDHGDHLTEAEATAMAFILLFAGFETTVNLIGNGLHALFMNPDQRERLQASLAAGESALLATGIEELLRYDGPVELATWRFATEPMTLGGQGIAAGDPVLVVLAAADRDPERFAEPDTLDLSRTDNQHLGYGHGIHYCLGAPLARLEGQTALASLLTRLPDLELAVPPEELRWRGGLIMRGLRTLPVRFAPTNA from the coding sequence GTGCACGAGCAGACTCCCGAAGCCCCCGCAGACGTCCCCGCCGACCCCTCCTCCGCGGAGGGCCCGACCCTCTTCGACTGGGAGTTCGCGACGAACCCCTACCCGGCCTACGCCTGGCTGCGCGAGCACTCCCCGGTGCACCGCACCAAGCTCCCCAGCGGGGTCGAGGCCTGGCTCGTGACCCGGTACGCCGATGCCCGCCAGGCCCTCGCCGACCAGCGGCTCAGCAAGAACCCGGCGCACCACGCGGAGCCCGCGCACGCCAAGGGGAAGACGGGGATCCCGGGGGAGCGCAAGGCGGAGCTGATGACGCACCTGCTCAACATCGACCCGCCGGACCACACCCGGCTGCGGCGGCTGGTGTCGAAGGCCTTCACCCCGCGCCGGGTGGCCGAGTTCACCCCGCGCGTGCAGGAGCTCACCGACCACCTCATCGACCGGTTCGTGGAGAGGGGGGAGGCGGACCTCATCCACGAGTTCGCGTTCCCGCTCCCCATCTACGCCATCTGCGAGATGCTCGGCGTACCGCGCGAGGACCAGGACGACTTCCGCGACTGGGCCGGGATGATGATCCGGCACGGCGGCGGTCCGCGCGGCGGAGTCGCCCGTTCCGTGAAGCAGATGCGCACCTATCTCGGGGAACTGATCCACCGCAAGCGGGATGATCTGGGCAATGACCTCATCTCGGACCTGATCCGGGCGAGCGACCACGGCGACCACCTGACGGAGGCCGAGGCCACCGCGATGGCCTTCATCCTCTTGTTCGCCGGTTTCGAGACCACGGTGAACCTGATCGGGAACGGGCTGCACGCCCTCTTCATGAACCCGGACCAGCGCGAGCGGCTCCAGGCCTCCCTGGCTGCCGGCGAGAGCGCGCTGCTGGCCACCGGCATCGAGGAACTCCTGCGCTACGACGGCCCGGTGGAGCTGGCCACCTGGCGGTTCGCCACCGAGCCGATGACCCTCGGCGGCCAGGGGATCGCGGCCGGCGATCCGGTCCTGGTGGTCCTCGCGGCCGCCGACCGGGACCCCGAACGGTTCGCCGAGCCGGACACCCTGGACCTCTCGCGGACCGACAACCAGCACCTCGGGTACGGGCACGGCATCCACTACTGCCTGGGCGCTCCGCTCGCGCGACTTGAAGGGCAGACCGCGCTTGCGAGTTTGCTCACGCGTCTGCCGGATCTGGAACTCGCCGTTCCACCCGAAGAGCTGCGCTGGCGGGGCGGACTCATCATGCGTGGCCTGCGCACTCTTCCCGTTCGCTTCGCACCGACGAACGCCTGA
- a CDS encoding transglycosylase family protein — protein MRSGNGRHRRPRQVPAIVVTAGVTGSALALPLLAATSASAADTSTWDKVAECESGGTWSANFGSGAYGGLQFTQEEWREAGGLDFAERADLASRSQQIAVAERVLAARGPQAWPMCAAPAGLDAQGPAAVVDPGLPGKHGAIAPTPSRPDDKVPPAGSGDPATDFGAPTPAPHPLGPDLGLPVMPPPDLPTPDPTVPVTPTPDPTAPGNSGQPVDPGVPTTPPTTPPATPPVTPGLPPVTPGDPADPGVPAAPDASTAPPVAPGEGSGKHRGTPATEAPVTSDAASAPSYTVKAGDSLMAIADAKGLKGGWNALYAANEQVIGEDANLIKPGQNLDLTAQ, from the coding sequence ATGCGTTCCGGGAACGGCCGCCACAGACGCCCCCGTCAGGTGCCCGCGATAGTCGTCACCGCCGGAGTCACAGGCTCCGCGCTGGCCCTGCCGCTGCTCGCCGCCACGAGCGCGAGCGCGGCAGACACATCCACGTGGGACAAGGTCGCCGAATGCGAGAGCGGCGGCACGTGGAGCGCCAACTTCGGCAGCGGCGCCTATGGCGGGCTCCAGTTCACCCAGGAGGAGTGGCGGGAGGCCGGCGGGCTCGACTTCGCCGAGCGGGCCGACCTCGCCAGCCGGTCCCAGCAGATCGCCGTCGCCGAACGGGTGCTGGCGGCGCGCGGCCCGCAGGCGTGGCCGATGTGCGCGGCGCCCGCCGGGCTGGACGCGCAGGGCCCCGCCGCGGTGGTGGACCCGGGCTTGCCCGGCAAGCACGGCGCCATCGCCCCCACGCCGTCCCGCCCGGACGACAAGGTGCCGCCCGCCGGATCCGGGGATCCCGCCACGGACTTCGGGGCCCCGACCCCGGCCCCGCACCCGCTCGGGCCGGACCTCGGACTGCCCGTCATGCCGCCGCCGGACCTCCCGACGCCGGACCCGACGGTTCCGGTGACTCCGACGCCCGACCCCACGGCTCCGGGCAACTCCGGCCAGCCGGTGGACCCGGGCGTGCCGACCACGCCGCCCACGACGCCGCCCGCGACCCCGCCGGTCACCCCGGGCCTGCCGCCGGTGACCCCGGGCGACCCGGCCGACCCGGGCGTCCCGGCGGCGCCGGACGCCTCCACCGCACCGCCGGTCGCGCCCGGGGAGGGCAGCGGCAAGCACCGCGGTACGCCCGCGACCGAGGCGCCCGTCACGTCTGACGCCGCGTCGGCCCCCTCGTACACCGTGAAGGCGGGCGACAGCCTGATGGCCATCGCGGATGCCAAGGGACTCAAGGGCGGCTGGAACGCGCTCTACGCGGCCAACGAGCAGGTCATCGGCGAGGACGCCAACCTGATCAAGCCTGGCCAGAACCTGGATCTAACTGCGCAATAA
- a CDS encoding transglycosylase family protein, with amino-acid sequence MLLSGKGKHRRGSKAVRIVTLAGVAGAVVAAPLMAAGTASAATASEWDKVAQCESGGNWAINTGNGYYGGLQFSSSTWAAFGGKSYAPQANQASKSQQIAIAEKVLKGQGKGAWPHCGKGLSNSSYTGGGSTGAPKTEAPKTETKKTQPKKTEPKKTEPKKTEPKRSEAPAPTTRSERTEAPKTGNGSYEVKAGDTLGDIATANGVTGGWEKLFELNKDIVSDADLIFPGQKLKLS; translated from the coding sequence ATGCTGCTTTCCGGCAAGGGCAAGCACCGCCGCGGTTCCAAGGCCGTCCGCATCGTCACGCTCGCCGGTGTCGCCGGTGCCGTCGTCGCGGCGCCCCTGATGGCCGCGGGCACCGCGAGCGCCGCCACCGCTTCCGAGTGGGACAAGGTCGCGCAGTGCGAGTCCGGTGGCAACTGGGCCATCAACACGGGCAACGGCTACTACGGCGGCCTGCAGTTCTCGTCCTCCACCTGGGCCGCGTTCGGTGGCAAGTCGTACGCCCCGCAGGCCAACCAGGCCTCGAAGTCCCAGCAGATAGCCATCGCCGAGAAGGTCCTCAAGGGCCAGGGCAAGGGCGCCTGGCCGCACTGCGGCAAGGGTCTGTCGAACTCCTCCTACACCGGTGGCGGCTCGACCGGGGCTCCGAAGACCGAGGCCCCGAAGACCGAGACCAAGAAGACCCAGCCGAAGAAGACCGAGCCCAAGAAGACCGAGCCGAAGAAGACGGAGCCGAAGCGCTCCGAGGCCCCGGCCCCGACCACCCGCTCCGAGCGCACCGAGGCCCCGAAGACCGGCAACGGTTCGTACGAGGTCAAGGCCGGCGACACCCTGGGTGACATCGCCACGGCCAACGGCGTCACGGGCGGCTGGGAGAAGCTCTTCGAGCTCAACAAGGACATCGTCTCGGACGCCGACCTGATCTTCCCGGGTCAGAAGCTGAAGCTCAGCTGA